One Gaiella occulta genomic region harbors:
- a CDS encoding substrate-binding domain-containing protein: MQRWHKIVGLVAALALLAGVGATAQAARTTSTAEPVKVGIIYSRTGFLAAYGAEYIQGLRYGLAYATRGTNAVGGRPIELTLVDDAGDPAKAVSAAKDLIGKGYKILAGTVSSGVALQLAPLAAQNQILYISGPAATDALTGINRYTFRSGRQSYQDVLAASSYLGGGVGKNVTVFAQDSAFGLGNFLAVNQVMGNLGGQKVSRVLVPLSAQDFTPFAQQVKQQKTDLLFVAWAGTTAPAMWRALEQQGIFAATDKVVTGLAERATYATFGLVASQISFLSHYVYTAPKNKVNDYLVRSMRKRNQVPDLFTPDGFVAGQMIVRALEKGSATDVDRMIAALEGWSFTGPKGQQTIRASDHAMLQPMFQVKLTQKDGKYVPVVLKSLRAKYTAPPEKK, translated from the coding sequence ATGCAGCGGTGGCACAAGATCGTGGGGCTCGTCGCAGCGCTCGCGCTTCTCGCCGGCGTCGGCGCGACCGCGCAGGCGGCTCGGACCACGTCCACGGCCGAACCGGTCAAGGTCGGCATCATCTATTCGAGAACGGGATTCCTCGCCGCCTACGGCGCCGAGTACATCCAGGGGCTCCGCTACGGGCTCGCGTACGCGACCAGGGGCACCAACGCGGTCGGCGGCCGCCCGATCGAGCTCACGCTCGTCGACGATGCCGGTGATCCGGCCAAGGCCGTCTCGGCGGCGAAGGACCTGATCGGGAAGGGCTACAAGATCCTCGCCGGCACCGTGTCGTCGGGCGTCGCACTGCAGCTCGCGCCGCTCGCCGCGCAGAATCAGATCCTCTACATCTCCGGCCCGGCCGCGACGGACGCGCTCACGGGGATCAACAGGTACACGTTCCGGTCGGGTCGTCAGAGCTACCAGGACGTGCTCGCCGCGAGCTCGTACCTCGGCGGCGGCGTCGGGAAGAACGTGACCGTGTTCGCCCAGGACTCGGCGTTCGGCCTCGGCAACTTCCTCGCCGTCAACCAGGTCATGGGGAACCTCGGCGGCCAGAAGGTGAGCCGCGTGCTGGTGCCGCTGTCGGCGCAGGACTTCACGCCCTTCGCCCAGCAGGTGAAGCAGCAGAAGACCGATCTCCTCTTCGTCGCGTGGGCCGGCACCACCGCCCCCGCGATGTGGCGGGCGCTCGAGCAGCAGGGCATCTTCGCGGCGACGGACAAGGTCGTCACCGGCCTTGCCGAACGGGCCACCTACGCGACGTTCGGCCTGGTCGCGTCGCAGATCTCGTTCCTCTCGCACTACGTCTACACGGCGCCGAAGAACAAGGTCAACGACTACCTCGTCAGATCCATGAGGAAGCGCAACCAGGTGCCCGACCTGTTCACGCCGGACGGGTTCGTCGCCGGCCAGATGATCGTGCGGGCGCTCGAAAAGGGCTCCGCCACCGACGTCGACAGGATGATCGCGGCGCTCGAGGGCTGGAGCTTCACCGGGCCCAAGGGGCAGCAGACGATCCGCGCGTCGGATCATGCGATGCTGCAGCCGATGTTCCAGGTCAAGCTGACCCAGAAGGACGGCAAGTACGTCCCGGTCGTGCTCAAGTCGCTGCGCGCGAAGTACACGGCGCCGCCGGAGAAGAAGTAG
- a CDS encoding ABC transporter ATP-binding protein produces the protein MATVTPILATRDLGLDIGGARIVADVSLEVREGEFVGIIGPNGAGKTTLFNLLSGLAHPTAGTVELDGRDITGEPPFRRTQAGLGRTFQVSSVFPLLDVGENVRLAAEARLGGAFSLRRRARRFRPALDRAAWALARVGLADRVATPAGMLSHGDKRKLELAMLLAGEPRVILLDEPMAGVSFEDVDDLVALIASVHREEGKTVLMVEHRMEVVVGLAERIAVMHHGALLAFDAPDAVMANETVQTAYLGEPL, from the coding sequence GTGGCCACCGTGACTCCGATCCTCGCCACCCGTGACCTCGGGCTCGACATCGGCGGCGCGCGCATCGTCGCCGATGTCTCGCTCGAGGTGCGGGAGGGCGAGTTCGTCGGCATCATCGGGCCGAACGGGGCGGGCAAGACCACGCTCTTCAACCTCCTCTCCGGACTGGCGCACCCGACGGCCGGAACCGTGGAGCTCGACGGGCGGGACATCACCGGCGAGCCGCCGTTCCGGCGCACGCAGGCGGGACTCGGGCGCACGTTCCAGGTGTCGAGCGTCTTCCCGCTGCTCGACGTGGGCGAGAACGTCCGTCTCGCGGCCGAGGCGCGGCTCGGCGGCGCCTTCAGCCTGCGGCGCCGTGCCCGCCGCTTCCGCCCGGCGCTCGACCGCGCCGCATGGGCGCTCGCGCGGGTGGGCCTCGCCGACCGCGTCGCGACCCCGGCGGGGATGCTCTCCCACGGCGACAAGCGCAAGCTCGAGCTCGCGATGCTGCTCGCCGGCGAGCCCCGCGTGATCCTGCTCGACGAGCCGATGGCCGGCGTCTCGTTCGAGGACGTCGACGACCTCGTCGCGCTGATCGCGTCGGTGCACCGCGAGGAGGGCAAGACGGTGCTGATGGTCGAGCACCGCATGGAGGTCGTGGTCGGCCTCGCCGAGCGGATCGCGGTCATGCACCACGGCGCGCTGCTCGCCTTCGACGCCCCGGACGCCGTGATGGCGAACGAGACGGTGCAGACGGCCTACCTGGGAGAGCCGCTGTGA
- a CDS encoding ABC transporter ATP-binding protein — protein MSPASALSVSDLHTYLGESHVLQGVSFDVAAGGVTALLGRNGVGKTTTLRAMLGLVPRSRGTVALAGDDVTRLATHAIVRRGVGYVPEDRDVFAGLTVDENLRLAERGRDPRYELVYDLFPDLRRRGAQRAGTLSGGQQQMVAIARALLNDNRVLLVDEPTKGLSPLLVSEVASALERAAQLTTVLLVEQNLGVVQRLARHVVVLDGGRVVYEGVAEELLADHARVRQLLGVHGEGRPAA, from the coding sequence GTGAGCCCGGCATCCGCCCTCTCCGTCTCCGATCTGCACACCTACCTGGGCGAGTCGCACGTCCTGCAGGGAGTGTCCTTCGACGTCGCCGCGGGCGGCGTCACCGCGCTGCTCGGGCGCAACGGCGTCGGCAAGACGACGACGCTGCGCGCGATGCTCGGGCTCGTGCCCCGCTCGCGGGGCACGGTCGCGCTCGCCGGCGACGACGTCACGCGACTGGCGACGCACGCTATCGTGCGGCGCGGCGTCGGGTACGTGCCCGAGGATCGCGACGTCTTCGCCGGGCTCACCGTGGACGAGAACCTGCGGCTCGCCGAGCGAGGCCGCGACCCGCGCTACGAGCTCGTCTACGACCTCTTCCCGGATCTGCGCCGGCGCGGCGCGCAGCGCGCGGGCACGCTCTCGGGCGGGCAGCAGCAGATGGTCGCGATCGCCCGCGCGCTGCTCAACGACAACCGCGTGCTGCTCGTGGACGAGCCGACGAAGGGGCTGTCGCCGCTGCTCGTGAGCGAGGTCGCGAGTGCGCTCGAGCGGGCGGCGCAGCTGACGACGGTGCTGCTCGTGGAGCAGAACCTCGGCGTCGTGCAGCGGCTCGCCCGCCACGTGGTCGTGCTCGACGGCGGACGCGTCGTCTACGAGGGCGTCGCCGAGGAGCTGCTGGCCGACCACGCGCGCGTGCGGCAGCTGCTCGGCGTGCACGGCGAAGGGCGGCCCGCGGCATGA
- a CDS encoding branched-chain amino acid ABC transporter permease has product MSTFVLLTITGLGLGAMYFLVASGLSLIYGLMGVLNFAHGAFITVGAYAAWWTAGHVGGAAGARLVAGGAFGLLVGAVLAALVELVFIRPLYRRPIEQVLVTVGLALALGALVQGTWGNDARPFPVPAWMVDTTTVLGANIPNDRFVEIAAAAVVLAALTAFLRRTRFGLVIRAGVENRAMVTALGIDVRRAFTLVFALGGALAALAGVLSGVYYGSVDPSRGTALLIFAFIVVVIGGFGSIGGSAIAAVAVGLLQQYANFYASSGTGDLAVVLLLAAVLLVRPGGLAPKVAH; this is encoded by the coding sequence ATGAGCACCTTCGTGCTCCTCACGATCACGGGGCTGGGCCTCGGCGCGATGTACTTCCTCGTCGCCTCCGGCCTGTCGCTCATCTACGGGCTGATGGGCGTGCTCAACTTCGCCCACGGCGCGTTCATCACCGTGGGGGCCTACGCGGCCTGGTGGACGGCGGGACACGTCGGCGGCGCCGCCGGCGCCAGGCTCGTGGCGGGAGGCGCTTTCGGCCTCCTCGTCGGCGCGGTGCTCGCGGCGCTCGTCGAGCTCGTCTTCATCCGGCCGCTCTACCGGCGGCCCATCGAGCAGGTGCTGGTCACGGTGGGCCTCGCTCTTGCGCTCGGGGCGCTCGTGCAGGGCACCTGGGGCAACGACGCGCGGCCGTTCCCGGTGCCCGCCTGGATGGTCGACACGACGACGGTGCTGGGTGCGAACATCCCGAACGACCGCTTCGTCGAGATCGCGGCGGCGGCGGTCGTGCTCGCGGCGCTGACGGCCTTCCTGCGCCGGACGCGCTTCGGCCTCGTCATCCGCGCCGGCGTCGAGAACCGCGCGATGGTGACTGCGCTCGGAATCGACGTGCGCCGGGCGTTCACGCTCGTGTTCGCGCTCGGCGGCGCGCTCGCGGCGCTTGCCGGCGTGCTCTCCGGCGTCTACTACGGCTCGGTCGACCCGAGCCGCGGCACCGCGCTGCTGATCTTCGCGTTCATCGTCGTCGTCATCGGCGGGTTCGGCTCGATCGGCGGCTCGGCGATCGCCGCCGTCGCGGTCGGCCTGCTCCAGCAGTACGCGAACTTCTACGCATCGAGCGGCACCGGGGATCTCGCGGTCGTCCTCCTCCTCGCCGCCGTGCTGCTCGTGCGGCCGGGCGGGCTCGCGCCGAAGGTGGCGCATTGA
- a CDS encoding branched-chain amino acid ABC transporter permease yields MRRIGPAATALLLLALAPALAIDVPVVFTGPLDSPGTLQLLALCFVFAGVALSYDLLFGFTGLLSFGHALYVAVGVYATAIALTKWEWGLWPTLAFVAFVALALPLVLGAVSLRVGGIAFAMVTLAFAQAGTVLVQKNPYGWTGGEEGIGLAFDHVPDVFVGVLNTKNLYWLALGYAAAVFVVVRLAVGSSAGHVWRAIRENERRVEVIGLRPFPFKLAAFVLASFLASAGGVVWLLLIGGATPEVTTANFTLSLLVMVVLGGAGTRYGAMIGGFLYTLLDQRLGSLGGSSAVQGLPDVLRVPLSEPLFLLGALFVAVVFFVPGGLGGLPLRLRGLWTRRAQPEAGS; encoded by the coding sequence ATGCGCCGGATCGGTCCCGCGGCGACCGCGCTCCTCCTGCTCGCCCTCGCGCCGGCGCTTGCGATCGACGTCCCGGTCGTCTTCACGGGGCCGCTCGACAGCCCGGGCACGCTGCAGCTGCTCGCGCTCTGCTTCGTCTTCGCGGGGGTCGCGCTCAGCTACGACCTGCTGTTCGGGTTCACCGGCCTGCTCTCGTTCGGACACGCGCTCTACGTCGCCGTCGGCGTCTACGCGACCGCGATCGCGCTGACGAAATGGGAGTGGGGCCTGTGGCCGACGCTCGCGTTCGTCGCCTTCGTCGCGCTCGCGCTGCCGCTCGTGCTCGGCGCCGTGAGCCTGCGCGTGGGAGGCATCGCCTTCGCGATGGTGACGCTCGCGTTCGCCCAGGCGGGCACGGTGCTCGTGCAGAAGAACCCGTACGGCTGGACAGGCGGCGAGGAGGGTATCGGGCTCGCCTTCGACCACGTGCCCGACGTCTTCGTCGGCGTCCTCAACACGAAGAACCTCTACTGGCTGGCGCTCGGCTACGCAGCCGCGGTGTTCGTCGTCGTGCGGCTCGCCGTCGGCTCGTCCGCCGGTCACGTCTGGCGGGCGATTCGCGAGAACGAGCGGCGCGTCGAAGTGATCGGGCTGCGGCCGTTCCCGTTCAAGCTCGCCGCCTTCGTGCTCGCGTCGTTCCTCGCCAGCGCCGGCGGGGTCGTGTGGCTGCTGCTGATCGGCGGCGCCACCCCGGAGGTGACGACGGCGAACTTCACCCTCTCGCTGCTCGTGATGGTGGTGCTCGGCGGCGCCGGCACGCGCTACGGCGCGATGATCGGAGGGTTCCTCTACACGCTGCTCGACCAGCGGCTCGGCTCGCTCGGCGGCTCCTCCGCGGTGCAGGGTCTGCCCGACGTGCTGCGGGTGCCGCTCTCGGAGCCCCTCTTCCTGCTCGGCGCGCTGTTCGTCGCGGTCGTCTTCTTCGTCCCGGGCGGGCTCGGCGGCCTGCCGCTGCGGCTGCGCGGCCTGTGGACGCGCCGGGCGCAGCCGGAGGCGGGATCGTGA
- a CDS encoding alpha/beta fold hydrolase has protein sequence MSIHIAWERRGRGTPLVLVHGLGYGRWGWEPVADELARRFGVVLLDNRGIGASDAPPGPYTAAEMAADVVQVMDEAGLERAHLLGTSLGGMVAQELALAHPERVDRLVLACTTPGGPNAHPLPQETLRLVEEAPSLAPEVALRRFVENALAPATPARRPELAERIVALRLAAPQNPAAWAAQAAAAASFDAYGRLGALSAPTLVQHGTADRVVDVRNGELLAGLIPAARLEIFEGAGHLFFWEQPEAFVASVVSFLEDRS, from the coding sequence GTGAGCATCCACATCGCGTGGGAGCGCCGCGGCAGGGGGACGCCGCTCGTGCTCGTGCACGGCCTCGGCTACGGGCGCTGGGGCTGGGAGCCGGTCGCGGACGAGCTCGCCCGCCGCTTCGGCGTCGTCCTGCTCGACAACCGGGGCATCGGAGCGAGCGATGCGCCCCCCGGGCCGTACACGGCCGCGGAGATGGCGGCCGACGTCGTGCAGGTGATGGACGAGGCGGGGCTCGAGCGTGCGCACCTGCTCGGCACGAGCCTCGGCGGCATGGTCGCGCAGGAGCTCGCGCTCGCCCATCCCGAGCGGGTCGACCGGCTCGTGCTCGCCTGTACGACGCCGGGTGGGCCGAACGCGCACCCGCTCCCGCAGGAGACGCTGCGCCTCGTCGAGGAGGCCCCGTCGCTCGCACCCGAGGTGGCGCTGCGCCGCTTCGTCGAGAACGCTCTCGCGCCGGCGACCCCGGCAAGACGGCCCGAGCTCGCAGAGCGGATCGTCGCGCTTCGCCTCGCCGCGCCGCAGAATCCGGCCGCGTGGGCGGCGCAGGCGGCAGCCGCAGCGTCGTTCGACGCCTACGGACGCCTCGGCGCGCTCTCGGCGCCGACGCTCGTCCAGCACGGCACGGCTGACCGTGTCGTCGACGTGCGCAACGGCGAGCTGCTCGCCGGTCTCATCCCCGCAGCGCGACTCGAGATCTTCGAAGGAGCCGGTCACCTCTTCTTCTGGGAGCAGCCCGAGGCCTTCGTCGCCTCCGTCGTCTCGTTCCTGGAGGATCGCAGCTGA
- a CDS encoding class I adenylate-forming enzyme family protein, translating into MGAQLTIGRWLADRARNSPRRVAVEFLGGRITYAELDARTRRVAAGLAARGLRRGDRLATLTATSPDHVAVLFACARLGVALQPLSWRLSPAELAYQLEDAQPSLLLVSAEHDGLARRTGTAVPVERIGDAALERDGDVQDVAEDDDALLLVYTSGTTGKPKGAVLTHANCFWTNLSFDRTSGLRDTDVVLQVLPQFHVGGWNVQPLLAWWKGATVVLEPSFAPECTLRLIEERRVTTMMGVPATYLFLAQDPRFDEADLSSLRLAVVGGAPMPEPLLERWRDRGVEIVQGYGLTEAAPNVLCLPPEDAARKLGFAGKPYPHVDVALRDPDTGALLEGAGTGELVVRGPNVFAGYWRDPGATAAAFADGWLLTGDLAERDAEGYYRIVGRSKDMIISGGENVYPAEIEDVLHAHPAVAEAAVIGVPDERWGEACLAFVALVPGRDANEDDLLAHCRGRLARFKVPRAVRFVEALPRSGTDKVSKDDLRSLAAREEAR; encoded by the coding sequence ATGGGGGCGCAGCTCACGATCGGGCGCTGGCTGGCAGACAGGGCGCGCAACTCGCCGCGCCGGGTCGCGGTCGAGTTCCTCGGCGGCCGCATCACGTACGCGGAGCTCGACGCCCGCACGCGCCGCGTCGCCGCCGGGCTCGCCGCCCGCGGGCTGCGTCGCGGCGACCGGCTCGCCACGCTCACCGCGACCTCGCCCGATCACGTCGCCGTCCTCTTCGCCTGCGCGCGCCTCGGCGTGGCGCTGCAGCCGCTCTCGTGGCGGCTGTCGCCGGCCGAGCTCGCCTACCAGCTCGAGGATGCGCAGCCGTCCCTGCTGCTCGTGTCGGCGGAGCACGACGGGCTCGCGCGCCGGACGGGGACGGCCGTGCCCGTGGAGCGGATCGGCGATGCGGCGCTCGAGCGCGACGGCGACGTGCAGGACGTCGCCGAGGACGACGACGCGCTGCTGCTCGTGTACACGTCGGGCACGACCGGGAAGCCCAAGGGGGCCGTCCTCACACACGCGAACTGCTTCTGGACGAACCTCTCGTTCGACCGCACGAGCGGTCTGCGCGACACCGACGTCGTCCTGCAGGTGCTTCCGCAGTTCCACGTCGGCGGCTGGAACGTGCAGCCGCTGCTCGCCTGGTGGAAAGGCGCCACGGTCGTGCTCGAGCCGTCGTTCGCGCCGGAATGCACGCTCCGGCTCATCGAGGAGCGTCGCGTGACGACGATGATGGGCGTGCCGGCGACGTACCTGTTCCTGGCGCAGGATCCGCGTTTCGACGAAGCCGACCTCTCGAGCCTGCGCCTGGCGGTCGTCGGGGGCGCGCCGATGCCGGAGCCGCTGCTCGAGAGGTGGCGCGACCGCGGTGTCGAGATCGTCCAGGGCTACGGGCTCACCGAGGCGGCGCCGAACGTGCTCTGCCTGCCGCCCGAGGATGCGGCGCGCAAGCTCGGTTTCGCCGGCAAGCCGTATCCGCACGTCGACGTGGCGCTGCGCGATCCCGACACGGGCGCCTTGCTGGAGGGAGCCGGCACGGGGGAGCTCGTCGTGCGCGGCCCGAACGTGTTCGCCGGCTACTGGCGCGATCCGGGGGCGACGGCGGCGGCGTTCGCGGACGGCTGGCTGCTCACCGGCGATCTGGCCGAGAGGGACGCCGAGGGCTACTACCGCATCGTCGGCCGCAGCAAGGACATGATCATCTCCGGCGGCGAGAACGTGTACCCCGCCGAGATCGAGGATGTCCTGCATGCCCACCCGGCCGTGGCGGAGGCGGCCGTGATCGGCGTGCCCGACGAGCGCTGGGGCGAGGCGTGCCTCGCGTTCGTGGCGCTCGTGCCCGGGCGGGACGCGAACGAGGACGATCTCCTCGCCCATTGCCGGGGCCGCCTCGCGCGCTTCAAGGTGCCGCGGGCGGTGCGGTTCGTGGAGGCGCTGCCACGCTCGGGGACGGACAAGGTGTCGAAGGACGATCTGCGCTCGCTCGCGGCGCGGGAGGAGGCTCGGTGA
- a CDS encoding TetR/AcrR family transcriptional regulator: MTGTITGADGRPLSARGERTRQRLLEAAEDVFADLGYHDASIVKITEAAGVGQGTFYLYFTGKKGIFDELVLDLNHRVRQAMTEAAEQGATRAEKEQLGFAAFFHFTAEHPALYRIIRQAEFVSPEILQLHYERLTNGYVAGLRQAMEAGEIEGGDPELLAWALMGIGELVGMRWILWAGRDALPAEVSAELASIIARTIGARSGAA, encoded by the coding sequence GTGACCGGGACGATCACGGGCGCGGACGGGAGGCCGCTGTCAGCGCGGGGGGAGCGCACGCGCCAGCGCCTGCTCGAGGCGGCGGAGGACGTGTTCGCCGATCTCGGCTACCACGACGCGTCGATCGTGAAGATCACCGAGGCGGCGGGCGTGGGACAGGGAACCTTCTACCTCTACTTCACCGGGAAGAAGGGGATCTTCGACGAGCTCGTGCTCGACCTGAACCATCGCGTGCGGCAGGCGATGACCGAGGCCGCGGAGCAGGGAGCGACGCGCGCCGAGAAGGAGCAGCTCGGCTTCGCCGCGTTCTTCCACTTCACCGCGGAGCATCCCGCGCTGTATCGCATCATCCGCCAGGCCGAGTTCGTCTCGCCCGAGATCCTGCAACTCCACTACGAGCGCCTCACCAACGGCTACGTGGCGGGGCTGCGCCAGGCGATGGAGGCGGGCGAGATCGAGGGCGGCGACCCCGAGCTGCTCGCCTGGGCGCTGATGGGGATCGGCGAGCTCGTCGGCATGCGCTGGATCCTGTGGGCGGGTCGCGACGCCCTGCCCGCCGAGGTGTCCGCGGAGCTCGCGAGCATCATCGCCCGCACGATCGGCGCGCGGAGCGGGGCGGCGTGA
- a CDS encoding 3-oxoacyl-ACP synthase, whose amino-acid sequence MSGAIGLAATAHYLPERWLSAAEIGAAAAIPEQVIVEKFGLRGKHVAAPDEHVSDLAVAAASRLLGEHGVDPASVGAVVYYGSTWKDYMVWQAAPAIAHRLGCANAYAVEYDNVSMGTPVALRFARALLVAEPDLGSILLVAACRESYLLDYGNARSRFMFNFGDGAVAGLLTAGADRNLLLGSHAITDGSFALQVKVPAGGSVEPASHASVDGRRHFLDVADPSAMKDGLDEVSLPNFVAVAEGALARSGARLEDVSYLCGIHMKRSMHEQIVAALGLAPSRAAYLDDTGHMSGVDPLLALDRAVRAGEVVDGDLVLLLAAGTGYTWAASVVRWGPA is encoded by the coding sequence GTGAGCGGCGCAATCGGGCTCGCCGCGACCGCCCACTACCTGCCCGAGCGCTGGCTCAGCGCCGCCGAGATCGGCGCGGCCGCGGCCATCCCCGAGCAGGTGATCGTGGAGAAGTTCGGCCTGCGCGGCAAGCACGTGGCCGCGCCGGACGAGCACGTGAGCGATCTCGCCGTCGCCGCGGCGTCCCGCCTGCTCGGCGAGCACGGCGTCGATCCGGCGTCCGTCGGCGCGGTCGTCTACTACGGCTCGACCTGGAAGGACTACATGGTGTGGCAGGCGGCGCCGGCGATCGCGCACCGGCTCGGCTGCGCGAACGCATACGCGGTGGAGTACGACAACGTCTCGATGGGGACGCCGGTGGCGCTGCGATTCGCCCGTGCGCTGCTCGTCGCCGAGCCGGATCTCGGCAGCATCCTGCTCGTCGCCGCCTGCCGCGAGTCGTACCTGCTCGACTACGGCAACGCGCGCTCCCGCTTCATGTTCAACTTCGGCGACGGCGCCGTCGCAGGGCTGCTGACGGCGGGAGCGGACAGGAACCTGCTGCTCGGCTCGCACGCGATCACCGACGGCTCGTTCGCGCTGCAGGTGAAGGTGCCTGCCGGGGGAAGCGTCGAGCCTGCCTCGCATGCGTCCGTCGACGGCCGGCGGCACTTCCTCGACGTCGCCGATCCGTCCGCGATGAAGGACGGCCTCGACGAGGTGTCGCTGCCGAACTTCGTCGCCGTGGCAGAGGGGGCGCTCGCGCGCTCCGGTGCCCGGCTCGAGGATGTCTCGTACCTCTGCGGCATCCACATGAAGCGGTCGATGCACGAGCAGATCGTCGCCGCGCTCGGCCTCGCGCCGTCGCGCGCCGCCTACCTGGACGACACCGGCCACATGAGCGGCGTCGACCCGCTGCTCGCGCTCGACCGCGCGGTGCGCGCCGGCGAGGTGGTCGACGGCGACCTCGTGCTGCTGCTCGCCGCCGGCACCGGCTACACATGGGCGGCGAGCGTCGTACGCTGGGGTCCGGCGTGA
- a CDS encoding MaoC family dehydratase, with translation MRELIGTELGPSAWLEVSQQRIDAFAGATDDPQWIHTDPARAAAGPFGRTVAHGFLTLSLCVPLLAGMLPLDGYRLTVNYGLNRVRFPAPLPSGSRIRARFTVVSVDEVAGGDQAVVAATVECEGVEKPVCVAELVLRLLR, from the coding sequence ATGCGCGAGCTGATCGGCACCGAGCTCGGTCCGAGCGCGTGGCTCGAGGTCTCGCAGCAGCGGATCGACGCGTTCGCGGGAGCGACCGACGACCCGCAGTGGATTCACACCGATCCGGCGCGCGCGGCCGCGGGGCCTTTCGGCAGGACGGTCGCGCACGGCTTCCTCACCCTGTCGCTGTGCGTGCCCTTGCTCGCCGGCATGCTTCCCCTGGACGGCTACCGGCTGACCGTCAACTACGGGCTCAACCGTGTTCGCTTCCCGGCGCCGCTGCCGTCCGGCTCGCGCATCCGCGCGCGCTTCACGGTCGTCTCGGTCGACGAGGTCGCCGGCGGCGACCAGGCCGTCGTGGCGGCGACGGTGGAGTGCGAGGGCGTCGAGAAGCCGGTGTGCGTGGCCGAGCTCGTGCTGCGGCTGCTGCGGTGA
- a CDS encoding SDR family oxidoreductase, with product MSGVRVAVVSGAASGIGRAIAQRLQGDGWRVLAVDLRPDEAGPGEPFAADLTTREGNREVVDAALARFGRLDAVVANAGFQHVAPVEEFPEDRWDALVALLLTSPFLLAKRAWPALAESGDGRFLAVASVHGLVASPFKAGYVAAKHGVLGLVKVLALEGASRGISVSALCPAYVRTPLVEAQISDQARAHCLPEQRVLEDVLLAPQAVKRLLEPEEVAAAAAFLLGPDGRAVTGAPLVLDLGWTAR from the coding sequence GTGAGCGGCGTGCGCGTCGCGGTCGTCAGCGGGGCGGCGAGCGGGATCGGACGGGCGATCGCGCAACGGCTGCAAGGCGACGGCTGGCGCGTGCTCGCCGTGGACCTCCGTCCCGACGAGGCCGGTCCGGGCGAGCCGTTCGCGGCCGACCTGACGACGCGCGAGGGGAACCGCGAGGTGGTGGATGCGGCGCTCGCACGGTTCGGTCGTCTCGACGCGGTCGTCGCGAACGCGGGATTCCAGCACGTGGCGCCGGTCGAGGAGTTCCCGGAGGATCGCTGGGACGCGCTCGTGGCGCTGCTGCTGACGAGCCCGTTCCTGCTCGCGAAGCGGGCCTGGCCCGCGCTCGCGGAGAGCGGCGACGGGCGCTTCCTCGCGGTGGCGTCGGTGCACGGGCTCGTCGCCTCGCCGTTCAAGGCGGGGTACGTGGCGGCCAAGCACGGCGTGCTGGGGCTCGTGAAGGTGCTCGCGCTCGAGGGCGCGTCGCGCGGGATCAGCGTGTCCGCGTTGTGCCCCGCGTATGTGCGGACGCCGCTCGTGGAGGCCCAGATCTCCGATCAGGCGCGGGCGCACTGCCTGCCCGAGCAGCGCGTGCTGGAGGACGTGCTGCTCGCTCCACAGGCGGTGAAGCGGCTGCTCGAGCCCGAGGAGGTGGCGGCGGCGGCGGCGTTCCTGCTCGGCCCGGACGGGCGCGCCGTGACCGGCGCGCCGCTCGTGCTCGACCTCGGCTGGACGGCACGCTGA
- a CDS encoding MBL fold metallo-hydrolase, whose translation MEADETPAGRPAVTRAGFLSAIRQRAAETVAGPPAPPPTHPELPPPGELIEPLLSDDDLLADIEDARAEAGLHLWWLGQSGFLVQIDGEHLLLDPYLSDTPAGTSAGAETPQERLTRNVIAPERLAFVDVVTSSHAHIDHLDPGTLPGVLSGGAQLVCAAGTQALAQERAGKPPAVALAAGEDAQIGGFHITAVPAYHDGAPEAVGYVIRNGPFILYHAGDTRRVQGIAEAVAPHAVDVALLPVNGKHGNMDGADAARLAHEAQARIAVPCHYEMFRSDTASPVRFIAECERLRQEYRILSAGESILIDP comes from the coding sequence ATGGAAGCCGACGAGACCCCGGCCGGCAGACCCGCGGTCACGCGCGCCGGCTTCCTGAGCGCGATCAGGCAGCGCGCCGCGGAGACGGTCGCCGGACCGCCGGCCCCTCCCCCGACCCATCCCGAGCTGCCGCCGCCGGGCGAGCTGATCGAGCCGCTGCTCAGCGACGACGACCTGCTGGCAGACATCGAGGACGCACGCGCGGAGGCCGGCCTCCATCTCTGGTGGCTCGGCCAGAGCGGCTTCCTCGTGCAGATCGACGGCGAGCACCTGCTGCTCGACCCGTATCTGTCCGACACGCCGGCCGGGACGTCCGCCGGCGCGGAGACGCCGCAGGAGCGGCTCACGCGCAACGTCATCGCGCCGGAGCGGCTCGCGTTCGTCGACGTCGTCACCTCGAGCCATGCCCACATCGACCATCTCGATCCCGGCACGCTCCCGGGCGTTCTCTCCGGCGGCGCGCAGCTCGTGTGCGCCGCAGGCACCCAGGCGCTCGCACAGGAGCGGGCCGGCAAGCCCCCCGCCGTCGCGCTCGCCGCGGGCGAGGACGCCCAGATCGGCGGCTTCCACATCACCGCGGTTCCCGCCTACCACGACGGCGCGCCCGAGGCGGTCGGCTACGTGATCCGCAACGGCCCCTTCATCCTCTACCACGCGGGCGACACCCGGCGCGTGCAGGGCATCGCCGAGGCGGTCGCCCCCCACGCCGTCGACGTCGCCCTCCTCCCCGTCAACGGCAAGCACGGCAACATGGACGGCGCCGACGCGGCACGGCTCGCCCACGAGGCCCAGGCGCGCATCGCCGTCCCCTGCCACTACGAGATGTTCCGCTCCGACACCGCGAGCCCGGTTCGGTTCATCGCCGAATGCGAGCGCCTGCGCCAGGAGTACCGCATCCTCAGCGCCGGCGAGTCGATCCTCATCGATCCGTAG